A genomic stretch from Thermomonospora umbrina includes:
- the ybaK gene encoding Cys-tRNA(Pro) deacylase: MSAVKKGGGRTPATVAATRAKVAFTLHPHDVDAGTDGYGAAVADALGVPRERLFKTLVAVVDGEPTVGVVPVSGALDLKALAASVGGKRAQMAEPQAAERATGYVVGGISPLGQRRRLPTVVDASASGFDTVLVSAGRRGLQIELAPVDLVALTGAVLAPIARG; the protein is encoded by the coding sequence ATGAGCGCGGTGAAGAAGGGTGGGGGGCGGACGCCGGCGACGGTGGCGGCCACGCGGGCGAAGGTCGCGTTCACCCTGCATCCCCATGACGTGGACGCCGGGACCGACGGCTACGGGGCGGCGGTGGCCGATGCGCTCGGCGTGCCGAGGGAACGGCTGTTCAAGACCCTGGTCGCCGTGGTGGACGGCGAGCCGACGGTCGGGGTGGTGCCCGTGTCGGGGGCGTTGGACCTGAAGGCGTTGGCGGCCTCCGTCGGCGGCAAGAGGGCGCAGATGGCCGAGCCGCAGGCGGCCGAGCGGGCGACCGGTTACGTCGTCGGCGGGATCAGCCCGCTGGGGCAGCGGCGGCGGCTGCCGACCGTGGTGGACGCGTCGGCGTCAGGGTTCGACACGGTCCTTGTCTCCGCCGGGCGACGGGGTCTGCAGATCGAGCTCGCCCCCGTCGACCTGGTCGC